From a single Acidobacteriota bacterium genomic region:
- a CDS encoding GNAT family N-acetyltransferase, producing MIRVERINTDTAFQQLAPIWNQILEASASNTLTLTFEWLSCWWQTFKENRGLYILLARDGEAIIGIAPLLKRAVQHLGVLPYQRLEFLASGEDEADEICSDYLDFICVRGRETDALTAIVTYLNQNSSDWDEILLTDISGESINLPILEKLCEQYRMPVQTVGEAIAVYLPLNQSWESIVQNVGSHFRRRIRQDRQVFSDFGGEFRIIDTGEGFAEGFATLIELHQSRWESKAESGVFASPRFVEFHQRFAEQAIEQGWLRLYVALKNGEPFAAIYNFFYNRKVYYYQSGVNIAASGLHSPGILLQGLAIEDAMRSGLWEYDFLKSPEGSYKFKWRPQTRPLLQVRLAQSQAKERVYRATTKMLNGLKNFKRGLRNKAAL from the coding sequence ATGATACGAGTAGAGAGGATTAACACCGATACCGCATTTCAACAACTCGCGCCGATCTGGAATCAAATTCTGGAAGCGAGCGCGAGCAACACGCTGACCCTCACCTTTGAATGGCTCTCCTGCTGGTGGCAAACCTTTAAAGAAAATCGCGGGTTATACATTCTGCTGGCGCGTGATGGAGAAGCCATCATCGGCATTGCGCCACTGCTGAAACGCGCGGTTCAACACTTAGGTGTGCTTCCCTATCAACGCCTTGAATTCCTCGCTTCGGGCGAAGATGAAGCGGACGAAATTTGCTCGGACTATCTCGATTTCATCTGTGTGCGCGGACGCGAAACCGATGCTTTAACGGCGATAGTCACTTATCTCAATCAAAACAGCAGCGATTGGGATGAAATTCTGCTGACCGATATTTCCGGCGAATCAATCAACCTGCCAATCCTTGAAAAACTTTGCGAGCAATACCGGATGCCGGTGCAAACCGTAGGTGAAGCCATTGCCGTTTACCTGCCGCTCAATCAAAGTTGGGAATCCATTGTGCAAAATGTCGGCAGCCATTTTCGCAGGCGCATTCGTCAGGATCGTCAGGTCTTTTCGGATTTTGGCGGAGAGTTTCGCATCATTGACACAGGCGAAGGCTTTGCCGAAGGGTTTGCAACGCTCATCGAGTTGCATCAAAGTCGCTGGGAATCGAAAGCCGAGTCAGGGGTTTTTGCCAGTCCACGCTTTGTGGAATTTCATCAACGATTTGCTGAACAAGCAATTGAACAAGGTTGGCTGCGGTTATATGTCGCGCTTAAAAACGGTGAACCTTTTGCGGCAATTTATAACTTTTTTTACAACCGCAAAGTGTATTACTACCAAAGCGGCGTCAATATCGCAGCGAGCGGTTTACATAGCCCTGGCATTTTATTGCAGGGCTTGGCGATTGAAGACGCCATGCGAAGCGGGCTTTGGGAGTATGATTTTTTGAAAAGCCCGGAAGGCAGTTATAAATTCAAATGGCGACCTCAGACGCGCCCACTTCTGCAAGTGCGCCTTGCGCAATCGCAAGCCAAAGAGCGGGTTTACCGGGCAACGACAAAAATGCTGAATGGCTTAAAAAATTTCAAACGCGGTTTACGAAATAAGGCGGCTCTGTAA